The segment CGGGGGCACAGCGACGAGGTGTACGGGGTCGCGTTCGCGCCGGACGGACACGGTCTCGTCAGCGGGGGAGCGGACCGGACCGTACGGCTGTGGGACCCGGCACGGCGGCGGACGACCAAGATCCTGACCGGGCACAGCGACGACGTCAACGCGGTCGCCTACACCCCGGACGGCGGCACGGTCGTCAGCGGGGGAGGGGACGGCACGACCCGGCTGTGGGACGTGCACAGCGGGACCCAGACGCTCACGCTCACCGGGCACACCGACTACACGATGGGCGTGGCCGTCAGCGCCGACGGGACCGTGCTCGCCACCGCCGGGTTCGACCAGTCGGTGGTGCTGTGGAACCTGGGCGGGCCGGTGCTGACGGCCCGCCCGTACACCGAGGTCTGGCGGTCCGCGTTCAGCCCCGACGGAGCGCTGCTGGCGACCGCCGACACCGATCACACGGTGCGGTTGTGGGACGTGGCACGGCACCGTTCCCTCGCGACCCTGCGGGGGCACCGCTCGGCCGTGTTCTCGGTGGCCTTCGCCCCCGACGGGCGGACGCTCGCCTCGTCCGGCTCCGACGGCACCGTCCGCCTGTGGGACGTCGTCGGCCACCGCCTCCTCGGCACGCTGACGGGGCACCGCGGGGACGTCTTCGCGGTGGCGTTCTCCCCGGACGGCGCGCTGCTGGCCTCGGCGGGCGCCGACCGCACCGTGCGCCTGTGGGACGTGCCCACCCGGCGCCTGCTGCACACGCTCACCGGACACACGGACTTCGTCAACGACGTCACCTTCAGCCCCGACGGCCGCACGCTCGCGAGCGCGGGCGACGACCTGACCGTCCGCCTGTGGGACGTCGCCTCCCGCCGCCCACTGGCCGCGCTCACCGGGCACACCGGAGCGGTCCGGGCGCTGGCGTTCTCCCCGGACGGCCGTGCGCTGGCCAGCAGCGGCAACGACGGGACCGTCCGGCTGTGGGACGTCCGCCGCGAGCGGGCCACGGCGGTGCTGCGGGGCCACACCGGCTCGGTGCGCGGCATCGCGTTCTCCCCCGACGGCCGTCTGCTGGCCAGCAGCGGGAGCGACCGTACGGTGCGGCTGTGGGACGTGGCCGGACGGGCGCCGTGGGCCACCCTGACCGGGCACACGAACGCGGTCTGGGGCACCGTGTTCGCCCCGGACGGGCGGACGGTCGCCAGCAGCAGCAACGACGGGACCGTACGCCTGTGGAACCTGGACGTCCCGGCCCGGCTCGCCGCCATCTGCCGCCTGCGGCTCTCCCCGGCGGCCGGCGGGCCGTGCCCGCCCCGCTGAGGCCCGCCCGACAGACGCCGGCCCGCAGGACCCATCCGCCCGTCGACCGGCGCAACCGCGCACCTGCCGTCCGGTTCGCGGCACCCGGAGGACACTGGAGGAGTGACCGACGAGAAACGGGGGACGGACCGGCAGGCGGACCGGCGGATGGACCGGCGCCTGGAGCGAGCCGTCCTGGAGCTGCTGGACCGGCGCGCCCCGACGGCGACGATCTGCCCCTCGGACGCCGCCCGCGCCGTGTACGAGGGCGACGACGACGGCTGGCGCGCGCTCATGGAACCGGCCCGCCGGGCGGCCCGGCGCCTGGTCACGGCAGGCGAGGTGGAGATCACGCAGGGAGGCCGCCCGGTCGACCCGGCGGACGCCCGCGGCCCCCTCCGCATCCGTCGCGTCCGCTGACGCGCCGCACTACAGCGGCGTCGCCGCGTGCAGGACCAGCAGCAGGGTCACCGCGGAGTTCGCCGAGAACAGCGCGGACAGCGCGGATCCCGCGGCGGCGCTCCACAGCGCGAGGCCGGCGCCGGTGAACAGCGGCGGCCAGGTGCGCGCGGTGGGCGGCGGGGCCAGCAGGGCGGCGACCCGGCGCGGGAGCGGGCCCGGCGCCGCGAAGGCGGTCAGCACGGGTGACGGCGACGGTGTCCGGGTACCGCGCGAGACGAGGGCCGCCTTGCCGATGGCGCGGGCGACGGTCCTGCGACTGCCGACCCGCTCGGCCGCTTCCTCGTCGGCCCACCGCTCGGTGACGTAGGAGACGGCCGTCCACAGCGGCAGCAGGAAGGGGTTGGCGCGGGCCGCGAGACGGACGAGCAGCAGGGGCCGGTGGTGCCGAGCGGTGAGATGCGCCCGCTCGTGGGCGAACAGGGCCCGGCGCTCCCGCGGATCCAGGCAGTCGAGCATCCCGGTGGACACCACGATCCGGTCCCGGGGCCCGCCGGGCAGGGCGTAGGCGTACGGTTCGGCGGCCGGGAGAACGGCGACCGTGGTGTCGCGCAGCCCGGCGAGCGCCGCGTGGGCCTGCCCGCGCACCCGGCGGAGCCGCCACAGGAGACGGCCGCAGCCGGCGACCACCGCCAGCAGGGCGGGGATCGCGGCCTTCCCGGCGATCTCGTCGTACGGGACGCTCGCCCGCACCTGCGGGTCCGACCAGCCGTCCGGCAGCGGATTGCCCGGCAGTTGGGCCGTGCCGACCACCACCAGCAGCCCGAGGCAGAGCGTGCTGCACAGGGCCATGACGGCGGCCACGGTACTCAACAGGACGGTGGCCGTGCGCGGATGGAGGTGCTGGGTGGCCAGGCGGGAGACCGGCCAGGCCGTCAGCGGCAGGACGAGGGGGAGGAAGACGAAGACGCCCACGAGAGCTCAGTCCGCCGATTCGTCGCATGCCTGGTCGAGAAGGTCGCGCAGCAGTTGCTCGTCGCCCTCCGGCAGGGAGGTGACGAAGCTGGCGAGCACCGCACGGCGGTCCCGTTCGCCGTCCAGCACCTTGTGCATCTTCAGCGCCGCGAGACCGGCCTCGTCCGCCGCGGCCGACCACACGAAGGAGCGGCCCTCCCGCCTGCGCGTCACGGCCCGCTTCTCCAGCAGCCGCACCAGGACGGTCATCACCGTCGTGTACGCGAGTTCGGCGTCGACGTGCTCCTGCACCCAGGCCGCGGTCACCGGGGCCTCGGCCGTGTGCAGTGCCGCGAGCACCTGGGTCTCGAGCTCGCCCTGCGCCCGGCGCTGACGACGCAAGTCCGGGTTCACCACTGTGCGTCTCCCTCCTGCCGCCGCCTCGGGCGGGCGCCGCCGCGCGCCGGCGGGCACGGTCCCGTCCGCGAAGCCCTCATCCTACGATTCTACGGCGGTGTAGAAACCGGCCGGGACCGTGCGGCCGCCCGGCGAGGAGGGCCGTCCCGGTGCCGCGCGGCGCTCGGCACCGGCCGCCCGTGCGGCTCCCCTGCCGTCAGCCGCGCGGGGAAGGACCGTCCCGGTCGACGACGGTGCCGGAGACGGCCGGACCGGCCGGCGCGGGGCCGGCCGGGGCGTCCTGTTCCTTGAGGGCCTTGGCCTCGCTCTTGAAGATCCGGGCGGCCTTGCCCGCCGAACGCGTCAGCTCGGGCAGCTTCTTGATGCCGAGGACGACCACGACGACGAGCAGGATCAGGGCCAGTTCGCTCATTCCGAACATCGTGCGGTCTCTCCCGGGGGTCACGGCGACCGGCCGGCGGACCGGTGTCGCACGAAAATCTACGTTGCTGTAGAAGTCTCTCCTGGAACACGCCGCTCAACAACCCTGCCCTCCGGCCACCGGCCGGAACCGGCACCCGCACCAGGAGCACAGACAGCCCGATGTCCCACCGTCACGACCCCGCCGCCCCCGCGGCGGATCACCCCACCCGGCAGGAACTGTCCCGTCGCTGCCGCACCGTCACCGAGGCCCGCTGGTTCGCCCTCACCGTCTTCGCGGTCATCCTCGCCAACGCGACACTGCTGGGGCTGGAGACCTACAGCGGTCTGGCCGCGGACTGGCACCGCTGGTTACGGCTCGCCGAGCACCTCTGCCTCGCCGTCTTCACCGCCGAGATCCTGCTGCGCCTGGCCGCGCACGCCGACCGGCCCAGGGAGTTCTTCCGCGACCCCTGGAACCTCTTCGACCTGGCCGTCGTCCTGTCCGCCTTCGTGCCCGTCGTCCGGGAGAACACCACGGTGCTGCGGCTGTTGCGGCTGGCCCGCGTCCTGCGTACCGCGCGCTTCCTGCCCCAACTGCGGGTCGTCCTGGTCGCGGTCGCCCGCAGCCTGCCCGGCACCCTGAGTTTCCTGCTCGTCGGCGCCCTGCTGCTCTACGTGTACGCCATGGTCGGCTGGGTCTTCTTCGCCCGCCACGATCCCGAGCACTACGGCTCCATCGGCCGTTCCGTCCTCACCCTGTTCCTGCTGATGACCCTCGACGGCATCGGTGACGCGGTCCGCGCCGGCCTCGAGATCTCCCGCTGGAGCCTGGTCTATTACGCCTCCTACGTCCTCATCGCCTCCTTCGTCCTGGTCAACGTCCTCATCGGGGTGGTCCTCACCTCGCTGGAGGAGGCCAAGGAACTGGAGCGGGACGAACACCCCGGCGTTCCGGGGCAGTCGACGCAGGGGCAGCCCCCCTCCGGCGAGGGGCGGCCGCTCGTCGATCGCGTCACCGAGGTACGCAACGCCCTGGACGCACTGGAACGCGAACTCGCCCGCACGGCGCCCGGCGCACGCTCCGACTGAGCGTCGGACGCCACGCCGGGCGGGTGCCGGTCGGGCCCGGTCCGCGGACCCTGAGGCCGTCGCGTCGGCCCCCTCGGACCGATCGCTGGTCCTCGCACCGCTCGCCCCGGCCGGCCGCCCGCCGCCGGACATGGCCTTCTCGGCGCTCGGACGCAGCTACGTCGTTCCCTACGCCGTCTGGGACGACCCCCGCCGGGACGCCGCCCGCACCGGCCGGCCGCGGGACGCGATGCACCGGGTCGAGCCCCTCGGAACCGGGCACTGCATCGCCGAGACGGACCTCACCGCCGCACCCTCCCGCGCCGCCGCTCCACCGCCGACGAATGGCAGCTGCTGACGAGCCTGCGCGGCCGGTACGACCCGGACGGCGTCTCCTACCTGACCACGGACGAGGCCGCCGCCGACCCGTCCGCTCCGTGACCCCCCGCGTGGAACCGCGAGGGCACCAGGCAGACTCTGTCCCGTAGTCACTTGAGGCAGAAAGCGGAGTCACGGATGATCACCCTCACGAAGGAAGACGGCCCGGCCGACCTGGACGGGGTGACCCACCTGTCCATCGGGGTCTCCTGGGACCCCACCGCGGGCAGCAGCGGCGGCGTGCTCGGCAAGCTGCGCCGCAAGACCGGCACCGACCTCGACCTCATCGCCGTCGCCCTTCAGGGCGGGGACCCGGTGCGCCTCGCGGGCCTCGACTCGCTCGACCCCATGGGCAACGGATCGCTGGTCCACAGCGGCGACAACCAGACCGGCCACGGCGACGGCGACGACGAGACGGTGACCGTCGAGTTCGCCCGCATACCGCAGAACATCACGTCGATCGTTTTCGTCGCCGCCGCGTACAAGAAGGGCAGCTCCTTCCAGAAGGCCCGCAACATCAGCTTCAAGGTCTACGACGCGACCGGCGGCAACTCCCAGCAGGTCGCCGACATCTGGCCCAGCCTGCTCACCCAGGACAACGGCTGCGCCGTGGCCAAGGCGGTCCGGGTGGGCGGCAGCTGGAAACTCGAGGTGATCAACGTGACGGGCAAGGTCAAGCAGGGAGACGAACACGCCCTGATGCGTTTCGCCGTCAGCAAGTAGCGGACACCGGAGCCTCCGTCAGCCGCCGCCCTGGGCGTGGACGCCGGTGTGCGGGTGGCGGGGGCGCTCGCGGCGCCGGTGACGGAGGAGCCCGGCGGCGGTCACCGCGAGGACGGCCGAGACGACGGTCCCCGCGGCCTCGACGTACAGGGTCGGACGGACCAGCTCCGCGTCGAGGGTCTCGACGAACCCGAACAGGCCCGTGGTGAGGCTGAGCACCAGGGCGCCGAGGGTGCCGGCCGTGAACAGGGCCGTGACGGCGGCGACCGCGGGAAGCCCGCGCACGGGCGTGAGGAGCAGCGCCACGGCCAGGACGGCGCCGATGACCGCGTTGAGCAGGAAGAGCGGCCCGATGGTGGCGAGATCCCGGTAGCCCTCCGCCCACAGCCGCAGATGGATGGCGGCCATCGTGGCTGTCAGTCCCGCGCCGGCCACGCGCAGGACGAGCCGCGTGGCCGTCGCCTCAGTAACCATGGCCGGAGGAGGTGCTGCCGGAGGTGGACGGCGCGGCGGATCCGCCGACGGTGATGCTCGTCTTCATGCCGAGGTCCTTGTGCCCGTCGACGGGGCAGAAGACCTGGTAGGAGCCGGACCTCAGTGTCACCGTGAACGCCGTGGACTGTCCGGGCTCCAGCGTCCTGCTGCGGTTGTGGCCGCCGGGGCCGTCGAGCTCCAGGGCGTGCTCGTGGTGCCCCTTGTTCTCGGCGGTGAAGGTGTACTGGCCCGGCTGGTACTTCTGCGTCGAGAGCTGGATGTGGAAATCCGTGAGCGCGGCCGTGACCCGGGTCGCCGAGGCGGCGGTCGTCGCCGGCGGGGTCGTGGCCGTCGGGCCGGCGCCGCCGCCCCCTCCGCAGGCGGCGAGCAGGGCGGCCAGGCCTCCGGCGGCGACACCGATGAGCACGCGATCGCGGGTATTCGGAATGATCATGACTCGGTCCTCCAGAACGTCCCCCTGCAAGGGGTACGGCCGGACCGCCCGGAGGGATTGCGCCGCGGTGGAGCGCGGCCTCCCGGCGCGCGGGCGGAGAATGGGCTGAGGCAATCCCTTCGGGGCCGCGGAACGTATCCCTGGTATGTGGCGCATGGGCCTGTCCTTCGGGCGGGTGCCCGACGAGGCACTGCTCAGCGGTCTGGCGACGGGCGATCCCGAGTTCGTCGTGGCTTTCGTACGCCGTTTCCAGCGCACGGTCTTCGGCGTGGCGTTCGCGGTGCTCGGGGATCCGCAGCTCGCCGAGGACGTCGCCCAGCAGACCTTCGAGCGGGCCTGGCGGCACGCCCAGGTGTACGACACCCGGCGCGGATCCGTACGGTCCTGGCTGACGACGATCGCCCACAACCTGGCGATCGACACGGCACGGGCCCGCCGGGCGAGCCCGGTCGCGCCCGAGGACCTCGACGCGCTGCTGGGCGTCGTGACCGAGACGCCCGAACGGCGCGCCCTCGCCGACGACAGCGCGGAGCGGGTCCGGCGGGCGGTGGCCGAACTGCCCAGGGAGCAGGCACGGGCCCTGGTGATGGCCGGGATCTACGGGATGACGGCGCGGGAGGTCGCCGACACCGAACACGTTCCGCTGGGTACCGCGAAGACGCGGATCCGGACCGGGACGCTCAAGGTACGGGCCCTGCTGGAGACCGAGGAGAAGCGGTGAGCGGCATGGAGTGCGAGCGGCTGCGGGAGCTCGACGCCGAGCTGGCCCTCGGGGTCCTGCCCGCCCGGGAGCGGGCCGACGCGGTCGCTCACCTGGACCGCTGTCCGGACTGCCGCGAGCACGTCGAGCGGCTGACCGCGGTGGGCGACGGTCTGCTCGCGCTGCTGCCGGGCGCCGAGCCGCCGGTCGGGTTCGAGAGCCGTGTCCTGCGCTCCCTGGGCGCGCGGTCCGCGCCGAAGCGCCGGGTGCGACGGCAGCGGCTGCGGCTCGCGGCGGCCGCCGCGGCCGCCGCCCTCGTCTGCGGGTTCGGCGGATGGACCGTCGGCACCGTCGTCGAGGGCGCGGCCCCCGCGGTCTCGCAGCGGACCGACGGCACTCTGCGCGAGGCCGCCCTGCGCTCCGGCGGCCACGAGGTGGGCCGGATCTACGCGCACTCCGGCAGCGGGGGCTGGGTGTACATGTCCGTCGACCTCGGGCCCACCGCCAGGGGCCCGGTCCGGTGCCTGCTGGTGCACGCCGACGGGTCCACGTCCCCGGCGGGTTCCTTCCCGCTCAAGGACGGATACGGCTACTGGGGAGCGCCGTCCGGCACCGACCCGGCGAGCGTGACCGGCGCGCGGCTGACGGCCACGGACGGGACGGTCCTCGCCGCGGCGCAGTTCCCGCACGCGTGACGCGACCTCCCGTCCGTACCGGCGATCCTGCGTACCGGCGCTCCGGCCGCCCGCCTGCGTCGGTCAGTCCTCGCCCTCGTCGTCTCCCTCGTCCTCGAAGAAGTCCCCGATCTCGTCGACGGCCTCGGCCGCGACCATCCCGCCGACGACGCCGACCGCGAGACCGGCCGCGCCGGCGGCGACGGCGGTGCCGATGCCCGGGCCCGAGCGACGGCCGCCGTCGTGATGCTCGTCGTGACGCTGATCGTGCCCGTACCCGTGAGCGCCGTACGCGCCGTCGTGTCCGTACGTGCCCTCGTGCCCGTACGAGGTGTGGGCTCCGTACGACGCCCGGTGTTCGACCAGGTGCCGGATCCAGCCGTCGACCTCGGTGTTCCAGTCGCGTACGTCGTGGTGGCCGACGGTGAACCTGGTGAGGGCGTCATGGCCCTCGGAGAAGAGCCCGCCCCGCTTGTCCGCCTCCAGGACCACCTCCAGACCGGCCGGGCCCGCGAGGAACGTCAGCTCGATCTCGTTCACCTGGTGGGCGTACCGCGGGGCCGGCGTGAGCTCGATCTCCTGGTAGAACGGCAGTTGCTGGCCGGTGCCGCCGATCCGCCCGTACTCCAGGTCCGCGGACCGGAAGCCGAACCCGAGCTGACCGAGGGCCTCCAGGACCGCTTCCTGGGCAGGCAGCGGTCCCACGGTCAGCTGGTCGAGGTCGCCCTTGTCCTTGGCGCCCGCGACGGACAGTTCGGTGCGCACGCCCAGGACGATGCCCAGCTGCTGCCCGTACAGCTCGGTGACCGGGGTCTCCCACGGCAGGGCGACGGCGAAGGGGGCGCTGCGGTGTTCGCCCGCCGCCAGCCGGAAGGCGCCCGCGACGGTGAAGCGGTCGAAGACCACGGTCCCTTCGCTCTCGCCGTCCTCGTGTTCGGCCTCGACCCGCGCCACCAGCTCCAGCGTGATGTGCTCGATGTCGAAGTCGGCGTCCCCGCCCTTGAGATGAACCTGGCCCGTGAGGCTTCCGCCCGGCCGGAACGCGCCCGGGTCCAGCACCGTGTCCACCGTGGGTCCGCCGACACCGAGCGACCCGAGCAGCCGTTTGAACACCATCGAGGCGTTCACTCCTTTACGTCCGTCCGTACCGTGAGCTGGGACGACCGTGACCGTCCAGCCTTCTTCTACAAACGAGTAGAAGCATAGGCTGCGCGGTACCGCGGAAGTCGGCGTCACGGCCCCGGGTGAGGAAACGTCCGAAAACAGCCGCGCCTGTCCGGCAGCCGACCTGGCCCGACCCGGCTGCCGGGGGGTGGGGCGTGGCCGCGCGCCGCGTGTTCAGGCCGACGGCGCGTCCCGCTCCGCCGCCTCGGCGACGCGTTTGATGGTGGCCAGTCGCCTGTCCCAGTCGGCCGCCAGCGAGGCCATCCACCGAGCCGTGGCGTCCAGGGCCGCGGGCCGCACCGCGTACCGCACCTCGCGCCCGACCCTGGCTCCGGAGACCAGCCCGGCGGCGTCCAGCACGGCGAGGTGCTTGACCACCGCCTGCCGTGACACGGGCAGCCGCTCGGCCAGCGTCGTGGCCGTGGCCTCGCCCTGTGCGGCGAGCACCTCCAGCAGCAGACGCCGCGTGGGGTCGGCCAGCGCGCCGATGACGTGGTCGACGGCCTCGGCGGCGCCGGGGGGTCGCTCCGTCATGCGGAGGGCTGTTCGGCGCGGTCCTTGAGGGCGCCGAGCTCCAGGGGCCAGCCCTCGCTGTGGTCCTTGTGGTTCTGGCTGCGCAGCTCCGCGGACCCGGCCAGCGCGGTGAACCCGCTCTCGACGACGCGGAGCCTGGTGCGGTCACCCTCCCGGCTCAGCGTGAACTCCACGAGGGTGCTGTTGTCCTCGCGCAGTTCCTGTCCCGGGAAGGCGCTGGTCCAGCGGTAGGCCAGATAGGTCGGAGGCTCCACCTTCTCCACGCGCACCGGGAAGTCACCGTGCTCGGGGTTCCTGGCGATCATCGTCTTCCCCTCCTCGGCCACGGTCCCGGGCAGGCTCGCCTTGTCGGCCACCCAGAACCCGGGCTGGGCCACCAGGGACCAGACCCGCTCCAGGGGTGCGGCGATCAGGATCTCGCGTTCGATGCGGTCCTCGGTCATCGGGGTCTCCTTCGTCGTCACCGTCATCGTCGAGTGCAACTTCAGGGTTGCACATCGGCCCATCATGCGCAACCTTCCGGTTGCACGTCGGTCGGACGGGTCAGGAGCTCGGCCGGCCGCAGGCATCAGTCCGGGACGTCCGGGAGGTCCGGGACATCCAAGGTGCCCGAGACGGCCGAGCGGGGACACGGCCATCACCACGGGGGACAGCAGCATGCCCGCGGCCGTCGCCAGAAGGCCGGTGCGCAGCCCCCACTGCCCGGCGAGTACTCCGCCGAGCAGGGAACCGACAGGGGACAGCCCGAAGCCGACGAACGTGATCGTCGCCGCCGCGCGGCCCTGCATCGCAGCCGGGGTGACCTGCTGCCGCACGGCCATGAGAGCCACGTTCACCAGCTGACCGCCCGCGCCGAAGACGAAGTCGACCGCGACGAGAGCGGCGACAGTCAAGACCGGGGAGCCGTGCAGCGCGGGTACGCACAGGAACACACCGTCGCCGATTGCCGCCGCGGCCACCAGCACCGGTCCGTACCCGAACCGGTCCGGCAGACGGGCGGCGAGCAAGGAGCCCACCAGCGCACCCGGTCCCGTCGCCGCGAGCGCCGATCCGATGGCGAGACCCGGCAGATGGAGTTCCCGCGACAGGAAGAGCAGATAGACGGTCGTCATGGCCGCGAACGAGAACTGGAACACGGCCGAGGCCAGGCACACGGCCCGCAACACCCGGCTGCCGAAGACGAATCGAAGGCCGTCATGGATCCGCCGCCGGACCGCGAGCGGGCGTTCCGGGCGTCCCGGAGCGGCCTCGGTCCGACGGATCCGGCGGACCGACAGGCACGACAGCGCGAAGAGGAGCGCGGCGCAGACGGCCGCGACCGGCGCCGACAGCAGCGACACGAGGGCGCCGCCGAGCGCGGGACCGCCGGTCCCGGCCGCGGACCTGCTGCCCTCGAGCGCGCTGTTGCCCCGCACCAGCTGTGCGCGAGGTACCAGTCGGACGAGGGACACCTGGTACGCCACGTCGAAGAACACGGACAGGGTTCCGGCGGCGAACGCGATCAGGAAGAGCGCGGGCAGCCCGAGCCGGCCACAGAGACCTGCCGCCGCGGCGGCTCCCAGCGCGAGGGCGCGGCCGACGTCGGCCAGCATCATCACCGTGCGGGTCCGCCATCGGTCGACCCACGCGCCGACGAAGAGGGTGAGCAGCAGGACCGGAGCCTGACCCACGGCGCGCAGGACACCGAGCTGGGCGCCTCCGACGTCGAGCGTCAGGACGGCCATGAGCACGAGCACCACCGCGGCGGTGTGTTCGCCGAGTTGGGAGGCGGTCTGCCCGAACCACAGGTTGCGGAAGTCGCCGTTCCGCCACAGGTCCGACGGATCGGGGCGGCCGGGATCGGACGGAGCGCGGAAGACGGACGGCACAGGGGTCCCTCGGGTTGCCACGACGAGGCCCGCCGCCGGGTACCCGCACCACGGGGGTACCGGTGGTCCGGGCAGGAGAAGGCTCGCTGTGCCGCAGCGGCGAGGGCGGCACGCGATGACGGGCCGACAGGCCTACGGCGTCAACGCGCGCCCGGGCGACCGACCATCTCTTCGACTCCTCGTGCGGCTGCCCCCGGACACTAGCGGCCTGGTGGCCCGCCGCGACAGCCGTTTTACGGGCCACGGCCGCTCGCGGCGGCCGCCCGGCGCGCCGGGGCGGTTCGCGTCCGACCGGGGCCGGGTGTGCGGGAATGAAGTGGCGGCGGCCGCATGTTGACCACCGCTGGACCGACTCTCCTACCCGGGAAGAAGACCGCTCATGACGTCCTCGCCGACCACGATGCGCGCCGTCCGGCTCTTTGCCCCCGGCCCCGCGGACAACCTGCGGCTCACCACGCTCCCGCTCCCGGCCGAGAGGGAGGGATGGGTGCGCATCCGTGTCGAGGCGTTCGGCCTCAACCGCTCGGAGCTCAAGCTCCGCCTGGGCGTGAGCGTGGGCGTCAGTTTCCCCCGGGTGCCGGGCATCGAGGCAGCCGGCACCGTCGACGCGGCGCCTGCGGGCAGCGGACTTGCCCCCGGGCAGAAGGTCGTCGCCATGATGGGCGACATGGGACGCACCTACGACGGCGGCTACGCCGAGTACACGTCGGTGCCGCTCTCCCAGGTCATCCCCGTCGACACCGAGCTGCCCTGGGAGGTGCTGGGAGCCCTGCCGGAGATGGTGCAGACCGCCTACGGATCCCTCACCGTGGGGCTCGACCTGAAACCCGGTCAGACGCTGCTGATCCGCGGCGGCACCTCCTCGGTGGGCCTGGCCGCCGCCGCCCTGGCCCGCTGGCGCGGCGCCACGGTGCTGTCCACCTCCCGGCGGGCCGACCGTCTGGCCTCGCTGAAGGAACACGGCGTCGACCACCCGCTGCTCGACACGGGCGAGGTGGCGCCCGCCGTGCGCGAGCTCTACCCGGACGGGGTCGACGCCGCCCTCGACCTCGTCGGTACGCCGACCCTGCCCGACACGCTGCGCGCGGTGCGCGTGCACGGCACGGGCTGCTTCGGCGGCAGCCTCTCCAACCAGTGGACGGTCCGGGACTTCTCACCGAACGAGTACCTGCCGAAGGGCGTGCGCCTGGCCGGGTACTTCGGCGACGCGGCCGACCTGCCCCGGGAGGCCCTCCAGGAGATCCTCGACGCGGTCGCCGCCGGCCGGCTGGCCTTCCCCGTGGACCGCGTCTACGACGGCCTGGAGCAGGTGCCCCGGGCCCACGACGACATGGAGCACGACCGCGCCATGGGCAAACTCGTCGTCCGTGTACGGCACGGCGACCGGGGCGCGCGGCCCTGAGCGGGAGCGGTCCCGGGTCCGCGCGGAAGGAGCCGGTCACCAGCTGACCGTGGCCGCCACCGGCAGGTGGTCGCTGCCGGTGGCGGGCAGCGACCAGGAGCTGCGAGGTGTCACGCCCCGCACCAGGACGTGGTCGATCCGCACCAGCGGGAAGGCCGCGGGCCAGGTGAGACCGAAGCCGTCGCCCGCCACCTCCTGGGCCGACCGCAGGCGTGAGGTGACGGAGGCGAACGCACGGTCGTCCAGGGTGCCGTTCAGGTCGCCGAGCAGCACCACGCGCCCGGACCGTTCGGCGGCGACGGCCCGCCCGAGCGCCCTCGCGCCCCTGTCCCGCGCGTCCGTCCAGAAGCCGGCCCCGGGGTTCACCCGCGCGGACCCGAGGTGGGCCACGTACACCGCCAGGGGACCCCGGGCGGTGGTCACCGTGGCCCGCAGGGCCCGGTTGTAGGTCAGCTTGACCGCCTCGGACTTGGCGTCCCCCAGCGGGCCGTAGTCCGTCTCGACGTCCACCGGCCGGATGTCCGACAGGGGCAGGCTGCTCCACAGCCCGACCGTGCCCAGCACCGTGCGGTACCGGTACGTCCTCGCCAGTTCCCCCTCGTACAGCGGCTTCGCGCGCGAGGTGATCTCCTCCAGCGCCAGCACGTCCGCGCCGGAGGCGGCCAGAGCGCGGGCCGTGCGCACCGGGTCCGGATTGCCCGCGCCGACGTTGTGGCTCACCACGGTGAGATCGCCGCCCGGGTGGCTCTTGTCGAGGAGCAGCCCGCCGAAGAGGTTCAGCCACACCGAGACCGGCAGCAGCAGCGCGACCAGCGCGCCGGCCGAGCGGCGCCACAGCGCCCCGGCCAG is part of the Streptomyces asoensis genome and harbors:
- a CDS encoding SRPBCC domain-containing protein, with amino-acid sequence MPAAGRAPDPSDRRATGRLRMMGRCATLKLHSTMTVTTKETPMTEDRIEREILIAAPLERVWSLVAQPGFWVADKASLPGTVAEEGKTMIARNPEHGDFPVRVEKVEPPTYLAYRWTSAFPGQELREDNSTLVEFTLSREGDRTRLRVVESGFTALAGSAELRSQNHKDHSEGWPLELGALKDRAEQPSA
- a CDS encoding zinc-binding dehydrogenase, coding for MTSSPTTMRAVRLFAPGPADNLRLTTLPLPAEREGWVRIRVEAFGLNRSELKLRLGVSVGVSFPRVPGIEAAGTVDAAPAGSGLAPGQKVVAMMGDMGRTYDGGYAEYTSVPLSQVIPVDTELPWEVLGALPEMVQTAYGSLTVGLDLKPGQTLLIRGGTSSVGLAAAALARWRGATVLSTSRRADRLASLKEHGVDHPLLDTGEVAPAVRELYPDGVDAALDLVGTPTLPDTLRAVRVHGTGCFGGSLSNQWTVRDFSPNEYLPKGVRLAGYFGDAADLPREALQEILDAVAAGRLAFPVDRVYDGLEQVPRAHDDMEHDRAMGKLVVRVRHGDRGARP
- a CDS encoding endonuclease/exonuclease/phosphatase family protein; this translates as MTGADTARPGRPGAARPDTGPDPRPTGVRRAVRALLRPEPYRRGPVLTASALLLGLVMLLHAAIPNRIGNLGSLVETVLPWSGLFVPLLLAGALWRRSAGALVALLLPVSVWLNLFGGLLLDKSHPGGDLTVVSHNVGAGNPDPVRTARALAASGADVLALEEITSRAKPLYEGELARTYRYRTVLGTVGLWSSLPLSDIRPVDVETDYGPLGDAKSEAVKLTYNRALRATVTTARGPLAVYVAHLGSARVNPGAGFWTDARDRGARALGRAVAAERSGRVVLLGDLNGTLDDRAFASVTSRLRSAQEVAGDGFGLTWPAAFPLVRIDHVLVRGVTPRSSWSLPATGSDHLPVAATVSW
- a CDS encoding sporulation protein encodes the protein MVFKRLLGSLGVGGPTVDTVLDPGAFRPGGSLTGQVHLKGGDADFDIEHITLELVARVEAEHEDGESEGTVVFDRFTVAGAFRLAAGEHRSAPFAVALPWETPVTELYGQQLGIVLGVRTELSVAGAKDKGDLDQLTVGPLPAQEAVLEALGQLGFGFRSADLEYGRIGGTGQQLPFYQEIELTPAPRYAHQVNEIELTFLAGPAGLEVVLEADKRGGLFSEGHDALTRFTVGHHDVRDWNTEVDGWIRHLVEHRASYGAHTSYGHEGTYGHDGAYGAHGYGHDQRHDEHHDGGRRSGPGIGTAVAAGAAGLAVGVVGGMVAAEAVDEIGDFFEDEGDDEGED
- a CDS encoding ArsR/SmtB family transcription factor, yielding MTERPPGAAEAVDHVIGALADPTRRLLLEVLAAQGEATATTLAERLPVSRQAVVKHLAVLDAAGLVSGARVGREVRYAVRPAALDATARWMASLAADWDRRLATIKRVAEAAERDAPSA